The nucleotide window atcaccaacctccactcgatgatcctcgctgctccaagctatctaggtggcggcaaccacctaGAGTTACAAGTAAATCCCACAGccaaacatgaacaccaagtgcctctagatgcaaacactcaagcaatgcacttagattcactctcaatctcacaaagatgatgaatcaatgatggagatgagtggaagggctttggctaagctcataaggttgttaTGTTAATgccaatggccaagagagtgagcttgagcctgccatagggcttaaatagaagctcagTCTACTAAAAATCaaggcgaccggacgcaccgatcagattgaccggacgatgaaccccagcgtccggtcacgcgatgcatgccacatggcacctgcttcaaacgttgatcacccaatcccaacggtcatcagtacatttaaatTGTGATCGGATGTGCTGCTTTGAGGTGACCGGGCATAGGACCTCAGTGTCTCGtggtttccagtaaggttctattCGTGACTAGAAGCGTTCGGTCATGCCTGACTAGACTCGCCCAACATCTGGTCACTCATGGTCTtctctgtgcactgccacgttAGTGGGACTGGACGCTaccagccagcgtccagtcacaaagTGACCTACCGTCCGATCAAAGACCGATGCCAATGTCTTCattgcttccactgaccggacactctaGTCCAGttgagaccagtgtccggtgtactctgtgaaaccctatcttttctatataggacaccggtggcaccgtcggactatccgcacactacgggtggacactccaccggtgaagtttcttacccttgctcccaagaacacaatgtgtatcacctttgtgcatgtgtgttagcatattttcacaaacattttcaagggggttagcactccactagatcctagatgcatatgcaataagttagagcatctagtggcactttgataaccacatttcaatacgagtttcatccctcttaatagtacggctatcaaacctaaatgtcatcacactcgctaagtgtcttgatcaacgAAACGAAAAAgcttctaccatttatacctttgacttgagccttttgtttttctttctccttttccaagtccaagcacttgatcatcaccatggaattaccatcattatgtcatgattttcatttgcttcaccacttggagtagtgctacctatctcataatcactttgataaactaggttagcacttagagtttcatcaattcccaaaactaaactagagcttttagagcTGACCGACGACGAGCAGGAGAAGGAAAGGAGAGGCGAGCGTCGGTGGTACTGGCTTAAGTGGACACGGCCGGGTTCTCTAGGCTTGCCAGCATCTGCTTCGCCTTGCCACGCAGGCAGTTGCGTGGAGACATGCATGAGCGTGGCACTAGGGCGGTGGCGGCAGCAAGCAGGCTGACCGCCTGCTGTCGGTGATGGCACTGTAGTCGCCTGACAACACCCCTTCCTCTTCAATTTTCTCTTGAATCCAAACAGCAACTCGATGAACTCCAAAAACCAAAGTTGTTCACCTTGGTGAGGGCTCCAACATTGCTTACAGGCTCGAGTCCTAATTCTCATTGAATTGAGAGATCTAGAGCAAGGAACTAGGGTACATCAAAACTGAAAAACTAGGTTCAGTTAAGGTTTTCAAAAATAGTTTCGGTTAGTAAACTTTGGGATTTTATTAGTGATCAACCATCTATCAAACTTATCAACTAATTAAACATTATCATAGCCCAAACCTAGCATCAAGCAATGGAACAAGGTTTGgacaaattttatttatgaaatttcATTTATTAATTCACCAAAGTTTGAACTTTAAAACCGATATCCAAGGACAAGTAGAACCTGCTAAGTTTGAAAATCAGCTTTGAATTCAATCTTTGAGCTCAATTTAACCATATTTGATTTAGAAACATGATCAATCTTTCATTCCACATTCAAGAGCATTCTTTAAACAACAAAGTctattttaaccaaattttaattatttaagcaaattcacatatttaaattcacaaagtttcttaatccCTAACATTGCCATCACTTGATGCAACACATGAAACACCAtatatgcaacatatgaatgcaacaatTTGAAACTTAAAATGCACAACTGACATGACACTTAGTGATCatgcttgatgatgctcatgatcaagttttaactgctttctaacatctaggatgttacaatcGGCGATTGCCGGTGACCAAGGggcgtgtgaaaggtccttgtttggttttggtaattgagtgacaacttaggtggactaatgtgtttaaatatgagatacataggtgattagtccataggtatatcatgtgtgagcaacctatgtCATGGAGGGGAGATGGCTTGATTTGGTGcaaaggctcacacatgtgatgaagaagctcattgcatatgagacatgacattgagtcatgtgactaagatggagaagatcaagacaagacttggcttgatggaccggttgcaagcatgaagggcgtGTTGGAGGCTTTGAAGCAATGGACcgtatggcggtgaagcttgagcaagacttggcgccgatggatgaaggtaatggtgaaaagcaagtgaggtcaggatccatgaaccaataaggtcacatgatgatatgaagtggatcatatcatttgtgatatggttggtgcatgtgttgcatcagcaTCGGAGGAGAAGGAATGAAAtgagtaaggcaaaggtataaccatagggcatttcatttcactggtcataggtgtgtagagaagtttatgactgggtttaggatagatggtcgtactatcaggaggggcaaacttgtttgcatatcggtcatctagtgccactcgagtgatctaactttgcatcgttgctaggatcgagtgacgtggtgaaatgagtgactaatcctttcaAAAATGGTtgagaaaatgctaacacacttgcacatgatggtgtacacttggtggtgttggcatatttgtaaaggaaaagaagttagagaaGTTTTGGAGAAACTTGAGTTGAAAAAGAGAAGTGATGGTTATTGGATTGGAATACtactttgatccattgtgatttggattaagtatgcatgtgggatgtgtagccctctgcataagttttccaaaatgtccaagatcatcgaaatcggacttcggagctaagagttatagtcaTTTTAGCGACGAACCTCAGTGACCGCACGCTGGACCGGACGCGAGTCCGGTCAGCACCTGTGAGTCAGatcacagagtccggtcagtgttaTTGTGAGGGCTGTTTTGGGGCTGCGAACGGACGCTAGCACTAGGGCACGACCGGACGTGCCCGTGCCTCTGTTCCGGGACTAGAAACGCTGAGGGaaagcgatcggacgctgcggcGAGTctagtcagtgatgaccggacacgtccggtcgatgtAAAccgtctctagaacctctctattcGCGACCGAACACTAGAAAAAGGAGGGTCTAGTCATGTGATCGGACGCGATGTTCATCTGCGCACGTTGGGAGCCGTTGGCGCCCAACGGTAACATTCAAACTCTACGGTGAGTCCGATCACTGAGTCTGGTTAGTGCGCAGAAATCAGGATGAAGgaggtaacggctattttagcccttagggctataaaaggagtgtgtggccggccttggcacATGCTTAGCACccttgggacttagtgtccatgcttggggagggctaggagagcctctaactcacttgagcacATAGTGGTTGCATCCGATTGCGAGTGAgtatgattgcatcgtgaggttgcatcgagtggtactaggtgatcgagttgtaagccggtggtgcttgttactcttggaggttgccaccttctagacggcttggtggctaGTTCTCCATCGTGAAGCACATAAGAAGattatgcggtgctccggagaaggatttgtgaggggtaccAGGCTCACCCCGccggagccacgaagagcaacactagtagagcgtgttattgagttaccctcacttgtgggtaggttcttgtgatgCCCAACgtatgggcttggcgggtgatgtcaataagccgtcgaaccaccaagtgagcgatcgacacaacggggactagcgtgttggcaagcacgtgaacctcaggataaaattcatcatgtcatccttgtctttctgttggtttgcatcccctttacacaagGTTGTctttacatttcatacattgtgcttgtgtagttgctcttgtaattagttagcttgtgtagcttgctagttatcttcttgcttgtgtagcatagaagtagctcccttatgtggctagtttggttttggtaaccttgttagtcatattgcttagtttgtgtagctaagtaatttgcgctctttaatttgacattagttgccttgttattgagcattgctagtgagcttaggagctttgttcttttgcttactagttgtgtaggagctctcccgTGCTGAAGTACTAGtagtataggtttgtgtgaccttactcctagaattagttaggtgagttttagctagcccgacactttagttgcttgtttaggatctttttaaggtgcttgcgaacttagatagaggggtgtagtcttggctagatcgatagtttcaattccgcatttgtttcgttTAGCcagcgtgattaattttagaaaaaactATTTAttcctctagtccgtcatctcgaccctacaacgtGACAAGAGCACTTCTCCCCATTTACCATGCTGATTTCTGGGAGGCAGAGGGATCATACTGTTTTCTGAAAGCCCACGGAGGGATCGTACTTTTTTTCTGAAAGCCAGCAGAGAGATCATACTACATGGCAGAAGTAAGCAGGACGTAGCAGTGCTGTGTTCAAAATGCAGCAGAGCTGAAAGATGAAATCGAGGGGACTATAAACGTCACGtttgtttgggctggtttggcttataagtcatggccgAAAGTACTATTGGTAGATTTGGtattagagaaaaatattattcgttggctgataagccatggcttataagccaaatacgacccgGCGAACAAACAGCTGGCCTGTTAGAACAATATTCGTAGACCAGCACTGGATTACAAGAAGAGCAGCATAATTACAAGAGAAGAGTGGTATTGGGTGGGGTGTGTGCGTGTGGGTGGGTCCGTGGGTGTGGGTGtcgggtggggggtgggggggtggggggcGGGGGGAATATGTCGTCAAGGCAAGGGCTCCTCTGAATCTCCCAGCCGTGACAAGTGGAGGTAAGCATCGGTACCTACACGACGGATAGAAACAGTAGTTATGTTCCCATGTCTGATACTCTGATGCGGACTGCAGAACATGGTTGAGTTGTTTAACGCTTGGATTGACTGGCTATTTACTGTATCAAGTGAAATATGGCCATACCGTATCCTTCCATTGAGATGATTTGCAAGTCGCCACCAAAATACCGAGCATAAAGCCGGCTGATTGGGAGCCCGAAACCATATCCGGCCATAGTTACTCCGAAATTAGGTCTATCTAGCTCAGGAGGATTCTTTGCAGTGCTATACAGATACGTGAAAATTCTTGGGAGGCCACTTCTTGGTATCCCGCCACCTTCATCACTAACCTGCGTTAGAAAGCACTCAAACTTCAGCACCACTTTTGTGCACAATTTAGTTTTCTTACAGCAATACATATAGTATCATATAGATCCACAAACTTAAACTAGCTATAGTTTACATGTAGTCTCTGCCATATCAAGAATGATATGTAGCACCAGACTTCATTTAAGTTACAATTAACTAATATAGTACTGCAAAGTATATATCAAATATCAGTGGCAAACGTCAGCGGAAGTTCCATCAAATTTAGTGAAGTTTGCAAATTTCCATTAAGTTCATTAGTATACTATTGCACTTGACAAATGACAGTGGAAGTTCCGTAAGTTTTGCTGGCCTTTACAAATTTTCAAATTGCAACTGTCATTAATAAATAGCTGTAGCTAGAATGTTGCCAACAATTCATGATAGGTGATGACAAAGACTACTACCTTGATAGTAACATCCTCTTCTCCATCAGCAACTATAATTCTAACTGGAGGAACATCTTTATCAGAATTCATATACCGTTCTTGCACTGCACGGAGAGAGTTCTTCACCAATTCAAATAACATCAGATGTAGGTGATGTGTGACATATCTGCATTTGATGAAGCCAAAAAGTTAGCTAATGTTTCATATTTTGTATTTGTTTGCTTTTCTCATCGAAGAGTAAGCCAATTAAAAGGACTAAAACAACGACGCAATAAAAATGTACACAGACAAATTATGTGATCTATAAGAGGCATCCAAATTGAATTCCAAAAACATTTTACGACATCACATTGGCAAACAAAATGATACAATCGCTAAAGATCCAAGTCCATAAAGGTAACTTACGAGAGACTACAGGACTTACGGAAATGTAAAATTTGGATCACCATAAATGTTAATATCTGGAGCTGATCCATATTCCCTTAAACAAATAGCACGGGCATCTTCACAAGCAGCTTGAGCCACCTGTATTGGGGATAATCTTGTATTAATGAGGCCTATGACACCAGAGGGTTGAGGATCATGCAAAGCCACATGCTGCCCTGAAATTAATCAAGTCCAAATAACTCAGGCCACATATCTAATAGCAACAGACGCTCAACTTTCCATTAATCATTTGACTTAGGCCCCACACATGGGGCCATGAAGATGCAGTTTCAGTTAAAACCATATCATATTTTACATGACCAAAAATCCCAAAGTATAGTTTAGCAACATATAAATGAGGCCAAAAAGGTGTGCTCAGTTTGATAGATTTACAGTGAACTTTTGGATATGTTACTATACTGCTTTCAGGGGGAAAAGTAGTATATGTTAGTACAGTAACTGTTATAAAAAGAAATAGCATATAAGAGAATATTTACCATAGCATATCCAAGAACTAAACTGGCCAAGAACAAAGTTGGCAGTAGATTTTACCCTTCATAAATTAAGCTCCTGACAAAGCAGTTTGAAGGTTGCGAACCTATCAGCATGCGGATGCCAATCCTTGACATGTACAATCGATCAAGGAAATCGTGGATCTGATCATCGAATTCAAAGGGAACCTTCCTTGAGTGGCCCAGTTCCTTCTTCAGCTGCTGCACTCCCAAAGCCATTGTTGGAACCACATTATTGTGCCGCATTTTGACCATATTGATCATCTGTGTGAAAGCGAGCTCGTCGTTCCGGCTCCTCACTTCAGGGAAGTATCTGATGTCGCGGAATGAGTCCAAGTACCAATCCCGCACCTTAATTAACAAATAAGAAATGGTTAACAGACCAAACATCAGTCCCACTCCCACAGCAGAATGGTCACATCGGTAATAATATTCATCTAGCTAGTTAACGAAATATCCCTTACTAATAAAATACACATTCTTTGCTGACTTAATAAAATACTCATTCTTTGCTGACTTGAGATATTGCGTTGACGAAGTTagataaaggagttgaagaacCCCACTCATCACCGAAAAAAAATGTAAGCAAGTCAGCAAGCAAGAATCTCTCAAAATTTACTTTTACAAAAGGAGGAATTAATGATTCCTTCTTATCACAACTTTTTATTGTTCCTACAACACATGCAACTATAATTTCGTAAGAACTAGGAATCGAAGCTAAAATCTACGAGTGGCAAGTTAGAATGAGATACTATGATTTGGACCACGAGTGGAATAGAAAGAAACAGACCTacaaacaaaaaggaaaaagaagcAGCATCTACCCATAAATGAAGCACCTCTTCAGGATTATTCGGAACTAAAATCCTGCTAAGGATCCCTATCTGCTTCAGTTAATTAGGAACTAAACCAAAAGCTAATATCTGCTTCAGTTCATTAGGAACTAAACCAAAAGCTAATCACAGCGGGGCAAATAGTAAAGATACGTATCAGTCTATAAAAAAAAAGCACCCCAAATGAATCTCATGTAAAAGAAAGACCACCCCAGATGAATCATGAACTGAGGTGCGCCAAACCTGTGGATTCACCAGCTGGGCAACAAGGACAAATTAACAATCACGACAAGGGAATGGCCACCCAATCAAACACACGTACCGAGTAAAAACTAACCAAATCAATTCTGGGAGACAGAGACCAGAGACAGAGACAGAGACAGGGAGAAGCGTGGGAGGCATCCAACGAGGCGGACCTTGAGGATGGCGGGCTTGTTGGAGAGGCCGAAGGGCAGCGACTCGAGCTCGAGCGCGCGGCGCGCGAAGCGGATGGGGAGCTCCTTGTGCAGGAACTGCGCGGAGAGGAGCAGGTTGCGTGGGGTGGGGCGGGAGCCGAACTCCATCATGTACCGCAGGCTCACCCCCGTCTGCTTCATGCTCCCCCACCGCCCcacctcctccgccaccgcccgcgccACCGGCTCCGACGCCATCGTCACCCACTCCGCGCCAACTCTATCAGCCGGCAACCGCCGCAGTCACCGGTGGGAATTGGGatcagcgagcgagcgagcgaggcgCCCAATCAAGGCTGCACGAGGACACACCAGCAAGGCGCACGGAGTGGAACCAAAATGGCGGAGCCGCGCCCGCGCTTATAAAGGCTGCCGGCCGGAGGCGGAGAAGGGATCTGTGGTGGGCCCGCTTGTCAGCGGGCCGGTGTGGCCGGTACCTCGTGATCTGGCTAGGCCCACTTGTCAGAAGGTGTAGCGGTTTGTGTGGACAGCATCCGAATCCGTTCCGTTGAAGCGCTGCATGCagggagaggagaaggagacACTTGGCTTTGCTTATCCACGAGGATTCCGGAATAGATCCCCATGCTAATCACACCGCCAGCACGGCAGGCGCAGAACAGAACCTGGTAACTTGACTGGATCATATCATGTGCTTTCAGCGAACAATTCTCAGGACTTTCGCCAAAATTCGCCGAAAAAGGGTGTCCTGCTGGTGTTGAAATTTTTTGGCATCTGTGATTCTAAACGACTTCTGACAGGACTTCCCATACGTGTTTGTGTTAAAGATGGAATCGTAGTTAGTAGTAGATTAGGCTAGCAAAGAGTAGTGGTGGATCAGTGCTAATTAATCCCGGCCACAGCTAGCTAGGCTAGGGACGGTTAAGATCTGGAGGACgctgtcgtcgccgtcgccgtcaccgTTCACCGACGACCACGACTCGTCGGGAGAATTTCCGGTGCAATGGCACTAGCGTCGCGCTAGCTACCAGGAGAATAAAGGAGTGCCAGACGATTCATTCTCGGCAACTAGTGGACAGGATCCATGGCTGGATACACACCACAAAGGCATTGCTCATGTAACAAAAAAATCTTACAAAACGACTAGCTAGTTGCCTTGCTTCGGGTGCAACATATGCATGGTCTAGTTTAGTTTCTCACTGGAGAGCGAGGATTAGATAGAGTTCTCTCCTTTGTCCTTTGTCCTCTGCTGTGAGCTGAGACAGTTACTctgggaggaatttgagccacaATAATCTTCTCCATGGAATCCATGCATGGTTAAATTTGAGTGCAGATAAAGATGGTGCCCTGATAGAATCTATCATCTGATCTCTGCGAAAGTAAATTAAAATGATTCGGAGGTTGTGTGCTGTACCCACTGGCGGAGCCCAGTGGAGGTCAAACTGGGCTCCGGCCCCCCCTTATCCGAGATAACTTTGCAGTACCAGTAAGAAAGATTGAGTGAAAAGATGTTGCATCTCCGCTCTAGCA belongs to Miscanthus floridulus cultivar M001 chromosome 4, ASM1932011v1, whole genome shotgun sequence and includes:
- the LOC136550461 gene encoding pyruvate dehydrogenase (acetyl-transferring) kinase, mitochondrial-like; the protein is MASEPVARAVAEEVGRWGSMKQTGVSLRYMMEFGSRPTPRNLLLSAQFLHKELPIRFARRALELESLPFGLSNKPAILKVRDWYLDSFRDIRYFPEVRSRNDELAFTQMINMVKMRHNNVVPTMALGVQQLKKELGHSRKVPFEFDDQIHDFLDRLYMSRIGIRMLIGQHVALHDPQPSGVIGLINTRLSPIQVAQAACEDARAICLREYGSAPDINIYGDPNFTFPYVTHHLHLMLFELVKNSLRAVQERYMNSDKDVPPVRIIVADGEEDVTIKVSDEGGGIPRSGLPRIFTYLYSTAKNPPELDRPNFGVTMAGYGFGLPISRLYARYFGGDLQIISMEGYGTDAYLHLSRLGDSEEPLP